Genomic DNA from Coffea arabica cultivar ET-39 chromosome 7e, Coffea Arabica ET-39 HiFi, whole genome shotgun sequence:
gaaattagaaaCTTTTTTTATCAAGAACAGAACAGTTTGCTGATTGGTCTGTGTTAGAGGCTAACGGTTACAGGAAAAACAAGCCAGCGGTCCTTGTTGCGGAGAACAAGTTTGAGGTCAAAGAGGGGACTGTGGGGCTCTGAAGTTGCAGGTGTGTGGGAACAAATGGACAAACAGCAAGGCTGCCTCTGCCTTTTCTTTCTTGGGaccccaaaaataaaattcttcTGCTGCATGCCAATGCCGTAATCAACTGCGCCGGAAAATCATTGCTCTTTTGAACTTCTCCATTAGAATTCACTGGCCAAACCAAAAGCACATCTTGTGATAAATATTCTCCCTGCGCTTCTCACCTTTTTGTTCCTGTGTTTTGTTCATATCCCAATAATGTCAAACGCAGCGTTATACGTTATGAATTCTATACTTCAtgtaggggaaaaaaaaattgtactaGTATCACTTGGTTATCATACATGCACCTTTTGATTCTCTATTGCTAGAACTCGTGCAGAAGCAGATCTCCTCCATTCGATTTGTCAATTTTGATAAACGTATtttaattgaaatatatttttgataatttttctaTCTAGTCTAGAAGTTTGCTATTACAATTTTCAAAGTTTCTTTGCATGTATTCCTGTCTGCCATAAGATCTAACAAGAAGTCAAGAACTCAATGACGGGTGAATGTTGTAATGATTATTTCTTTTGTATGACAAGCACACTACTGTAATTTTTAGAGTTGTAGAcatttataaaatattagtGGTGTTCTAACATAAATGAATCTCTCAATATAATCCTGTTCTTATTCCAAAATTTTAGATACATTCACTCCTAAAAAGAGAATACTCTCATGATTTTTCGTTTATGTTGTGTAagtgaaattgaaattcacagCGCTGTGACTGTTTGTCCAAATTAAGGGCATAGCTACAACCATTAAGAGGTCAAGGGATCTTTTCAAAGAGGGATCATAGTTTGGGGGCTTAAGTGAATATACCGAAAAGTGAAAAGTACAAATAGCCTGATTTTATTAGTGAACCTTTGCCTTACAGTCACACCGCATCCTTACTAACAAGTCCAACTAGACATACTAAAAGCATCACTcattttcacttcaaattggCTGATGTCCTGATGAAGATAGAGCAATCTTGGCATCCAACTCTTACGAAAACAATCCTTTTGTCTTGGTAACAGGAGAAATCATCTCTGGGATTTTTGTGCGATATTTCAGATTTACAGAATCTTCAAACTCAGAGGCGTACCAGAAGAAGCAGGTTGGATTCTAACTATAAATGCTTCACCTTGATTACGTTGCAATTTTCCTCAATCATTTTCACTTCTACTAGTTCCCGTGGAAACATATGCCTTAAACGCCAagattcttcttttttcttgtgcTTCTTTGTTGTTTTTACCGAGATGGATTATTCATTTGTCTACTTTTGATGCCTCACTTCTACTTGCTTTTGTCTACTCTTTTATATCAAGTGAGAGGAGCAAATGCATACTTTGCCAAGTTTCTATGAAGTTGGAAGCTGTTCAGAGTCTTACAACTTCCTTCACGAAATTTTGAACTCAAGAGAGCAACTGCACCTTGACAATTCAAACGTTAATGCCATTTCAATGGCTGAGGCAAAAGCAGTTGCAGCAAACAAGAGCCACAGTGAAGCtgaaaggagaagaagaaagcgTATCAATGGTCATCTTGCGACACTTCGCAACCTTCTTCCCAAAACCATCAAAGTAAGTTTTGTTCATTCATCTAGTTGCTCTTTTTATTTCCCTATTCAACTTTTCCATGTTCAAAAGACGACCctccattcttcttttcttggttaATAAGTTTGAAATGTAATGAATATAGGCAGACAAGGCATCATTGTTAGCTGAGGTTGTCCGGTGCCTAAGAGAGCTAAAGAAGTCAACAGAAGAACTCTCAGCTACAGAAGGTGATGATCAGTCCAACACAGCAATGAAACTCATGTTTCCTAGTGAAACTGATGAACTCAAGTTATGTTATGATGATGGAGATTCAAGGACTATAAAGGCAAGATTATGCTGCGAGGACCGACCGGAGATGATGATAGAGTTAAAGAGGGCATTAAACGCAGTAAAAGCTAAGGTGGTGAAGGCAGAAATGGCAACAGTTGGGGGAAGAACAAAAACTGTGCTTTGGCTGCAAGCTTCAGCAGCTGGAGAAGAAGGGCTGGCGACAATAAGGAGAGCACTGAAAGTGGTTGTAGACAGGTCTATCATGTTGTCTACTCCTGGCCAGGCTTTGCCGGGTAACAAGCGGCCTCGTCTCTATCACTGCTGAATATGAGTTTAGGGTTTTGTATTTTCTGAATCTTGACGGTGCCCCCTGTTTAAAATGGTCCATACTAATGTTGGGGATGGGGACCAATGACCCCATGGAAATTGAAAAGTGAGCTAAGGTGATCATGGATGAGGTAGGAGAATTTGAAGTGTCAATTTGGTAGAAGATTTATCCTAGTTATGTATGAATGTCAAACTCCCAGCTGGTGCTATGAATCTAAAAAGTAGTACTGCCTGCGCTGCGAGATCTTCATTCGTGtttccttttaattttaattgagAAGCAAAATTGCGAGCTCTGAGTGAATTATGAAAGGGGTAAAAGTTTAAATTATTTTGGTAGAATTCTTCGTTTTGCAGGCTGTTTCTAATGATTCCTTGAGTTACTAACATGTTCCTTTctttgaagggaaaaaaaaattgtaacagGGTTGAGCTAGTAATGATTTCCTTTTTCTAATCAAAAGTTTGACTTCGACTTAGAGTAAGAGAAAAGTGGGGTTGGGGGAGCCTAATCACTGATTTCTTGTTTTTCGACTTTAGAATCCAAGGTAATCATTAACATTTGCTCTTATCAGACTAGACTATACTATTTCAGGCATATGTTTTTAGCCTTTAATAGTTTAATCATATGAAACACTAGCTTatctttttctcaattttggAGCAAATGTATTACCAATTTCTAACTCTTATTTGACACGCGACTGCAGTCACTCCCCCTCATTTGTTTGCTTAAATTACGTAAGACCTACTCCATGTTTTTTCTCAACCAAGCCATACACATACCTTCATCAAGAATGTTGTCCTATGTTTGAAATCAATTGAGAAGTTGAACTAACAATAGAAATCCTCCATTTCTTCACAACTACATTTTATCCAACTCTTTGAACTTTCCAAACACACAAAATCTATAATTCACTATAAATAGCCAATGCAGTTCCAATCAATTCATTCaactcaaaacaaaagaaagtacaAACCCTTTTAGCCACACTCTTTTTGTGCTTTTGATCAAACAATGGCTGCCTTGAACCATTGTCTCCTTTTCTCCTTGATGGTAGCATTCTTCTTCTCAAGCTTCCAAATGAGTTTCGCAGCCCGCCACCTGCTGCAGGCACCATTGATTCCAACAATGCCTACGATCCCATCGCTTCCTAAACCCGCTGGGATGCCTCCATTGCCTTCAATTCCAAGCATTCCTAAGGCAACATTGCCACCTTTGCCAAGCATCACATTGCCTAAAATCCCAGCTGCTGCTGCACCACTGCCAAAGCCCACTTTGCCAAGCACACCTCCGCTCCCATCCTTGCCAATACCCACCCTACCATCTTTCCCATCTGTTCC
This window encodes:
- the LOC113701599 gene encoding transcription factor bHLH30-like, yielding MHTLPSFYEVGSCSESYNFLHEILNSREQLHLDNSNVNAISMAEAKAVAANKSHSEAERRRRKRINGHLATLRNLLPKTIKADKASLLAEVVRCLRELKKSTEELSATEGDDQSNTAMKLMFPSETDELKLCYDDGDSRTIKARLCCEDRPEMMIELKRALNAVKAKVVKAEMATVGGRTKTVLWLQASAAGEEGLATIRRALKVVVDRSIMLSTPGQALPGNKRPRLYHC